In Cotesia glomerata isolate CgM1 linkage group LG3, MPM_Cglom_v2.3, whole genome shotgun sequence, one genomic interval encodes:
- the LOC123260327 gene encoding quinone oxidoreductase-like protein 2 homolog, protein MSVIKCRFATNWVWKCNKLLLNINTRRLSKNTQSDEKNVIPPREEGKMQGAVLKKFSEPFVIDNLDIPSINANEVLIDVQYCTLNGPDILKMKNLHRSPPKLPAILGYEVAGKLLEVGDQAKKQGFKVGDKVVALNKVQFGGLAERCVAELTDIWKIPSSIKTLDTVCLMNNYLTALIGLEKKADLQENEMVVINVGLSGVGLAAVDIAANVFRAQVIGVCKSEDRTEIVRDKGAFASLKYSDKKLMNKIVEFAAERDIKDVFDGAEGEKFKTMLECFTSIYKEDHQNSLLRDDNFAVLIEHLSREGRMIIAGFAVTKEDYDEDSSTQCPFSLTGIDLVEFKENNLESYREAGNDILQYHEEGLIKPSYSMVVGLHKINDAVKFITDLKCSDKVVVDLKNPEAEIKLKDK, encoded by the exons ATGTCTGTTATAAAATGCAGGTTTGCAACTAATTGGGTTTGGAAgtgcaataaattattattaaacataaacaCAAGAAGACTTAGTAAAAATACACaaagtgatgaaaaaaatgttattccTCCTCGTGAGGAAGGTAAAATGCAGGGagcagttttaaaaaaattctctgagCCTTTTGTTATTGACAATCTTGACATACCTTCTATCAATGCAAATGag GTATTGATAGACGTGCAGTATTGTACGCTCAATGGTccagatattttaaaaatgaaaaacttaCACAGATCACCACCAAAGTTACCGGCAATTTTGGGTTATGAAGTAGCAGGAAAGTTGCTGGAAGTTGGGGACCAGGCTAAGAAGCAAGGGTTCAAAGTTGGAGATAAAGTTGTTGCTTTAAATAAAGTTCAGTTTGGAGGTTTAGCTGAGCGATGTGTTGCTGAACTgact gatATCTGGAAAATTCCGTCGTCTATTAAAACTTTAGACACCGTTTGTTTGATGAATAATTATCTCACGGCTCTAATTGGTCTTGAAAAAAAAGCTGACCTCCAGGAAAATGAAATGGTTGTCATAAATGTTGGTCTTAGTGGAGTTGGTCTAGCTGCCGTTGATATTGCTGCTAATGTCTTCAGAGCAcag gTGATTGGAGTTTGTAAATCAGAAGATCGTACAGAAATAGTACGTGATAAAGGGGCATTTGCATCTTTGAAATACAGTGATaagaaattaatgaataaaatagttGAATTTGCTGCTGAGCGAGATATAAAAGATGTTTTTGATGGAGCTGAgggtgaaaaatttaaaacaatgttAGAAtg TTTTACAAGTATTTATAAAGAAGATCATCAAAACAGTTTATTACGTGATGATAACTTCGCAGTATTAATTGAACATTTATCAAGAGAAG GACGTATGATTATCGCTGGATTTGCTGTAACCAAAGAGGACTACGATGAAGACAGCTCAACACAATGTCCATTTTCTCTCACGGGTATTGACCTAGTGGAATTCAAAGAAAATAATCTGGAGTCGTATCG CGAGGCAGGCAATGATATTTTGCAATATCACGAAGAAGGTTTAATAAAACCTTCGTACTCGATGGTGGTCGGTCTCCATAAAATCAATGACGCGgttaaatttataactgaTTTAAAGTGTTCAGATAAG GTTGTTGTCGATCTTAAAAACCCTGAAGctgaaataaagttaaaagataagtaa